A section of the Pedobacter sp. HDW13 genome encodes:
- the map gene encoding type I methionyl aminopeptidase codes for MILYKTDEQVELMRISALLVSQTLTEVAKVLKAGMSTLEIDKLANEFILDNGAVPSFYNYNGFPAHIITSINDVVVHGIPGKEELRDGDIISVDVGTIKNGWHGDHAYTFIIGEVKPEILKLVKTTKESLYEGIKEAIVGKRLGDIGFAIQNYNEKQGYGVVRDLVGHGLGQSMHEDPQVANYGRKGSGTMLRENLVMAIEPMINMGTKDVFLDKDGWAIRTADGQPSVHFEHDVCVKKGTALILSDYTIIEAAEKANANLNTSYY; via the coding sequence ATGATTTTATACAAAACAGACGAACAGGTAGAACTGATGCGAATCAGTGCCTTATTGGTGAGCCAAACACTTACAGAAGTTGCTAAAGTTTTAAAAGCAGGCATGAGTACGCTTGAAATTGATAAACTGGCTAATGAATTTATTCTTGATAATGGTGCTGTTCCGTCATTCTATAATTATAATGGTTTTCCGGCCCATATTATCACCTCTATTAACGATGTGGTAGTACATGGTATTCCGGGCAAAGAAGAACTGCGCGATGGTGATATTATTTCGGTCGATGTGGGTACCATTAAAAATGGCTGGCATGGCGACCACGCTTATACCTTTATTATTGGTGAGGTTAAGCCTGAGATCTTAAAACTGGTTAAAACAACCAAAGAATCGCTTTACGAAGGCATTAAAGAGGCTATTGTAGGCAAGCGACTTGGCGATATCGGATTTGCCATTCAAAACTATAATGAAAAGCAAGGTTATGGCGTAGTGAGGGATCTGGTTGGACATGGCCTTGGCCAGAGTATGCACGAAGATCCACAAGTGGCGAACTACGGCCGCAAAGGTAGCGGAACCATGTTAAGAGAAAATCTGGTAATGGCTATTGAGCCTATGATTAACATGGGTACCAAAGATGTATTTCTGGATAAAGATGGCTGGGCGATCAGAACTGCTGACGGACAACCCTCTGTTCATTTCGAACATGATGTTTGCGTTAAAAAAGGTACAGCCTTAATTCTTTCTGATTATACGATTATAGAAGCCGCCGAGAAAGCGAATGCGAACCTGAATACTTCTTACTATTAA